One genomic window of Bombus fervidus isolate BK054 chromosome 14, iyBomFerv1, whole genome shotgun sequence includes the following:
- the LOC139993944 gene encoding popeye domain-containing protein 3 isoform X3 — MWICFDPVGSREGWRASILFFIFLYWTSFGIDGSLTNAAAFNVPHNTVTSEVSLPVSTHREDDECRNVTTDNRATTGLSVVSQGSGSPHSPIVPPTFLYGVLTCQPYQGISVNHIYFQLANAFFLLSHLAPSGIHGVLYLRCTLLVGCAFLALWGWTIACWLDAALWNALFVAINFVHVCTLLYKLRPIKFSREVEEVYIAVFQPLRVSRHQFRKVLNCMKVIRQLKYQEVYAQEKVTKVDSLSLVLSGKLVVSQNGRALHIVFPHQFLDSPEWFGVSTDEYFQVSITAMEESRILLWHRDKLKLSIISDQFLQAVFDHILGRDVVKKLMQVSETMAASSHQQQNGQVIGLSGIGALENDPDTKLFVVKKTGDSQGITALISRQLQAGDPNAWRLGRIEETDHETPV, encoded by the exons ATGTGGATCTGTTTTGATCCTGTAGGAAGCCGAGAAGGCTGGCGtgcttctattttattttttatatttctgtattgGACATCTTTTGGTATCGATGGCAGTTTAACAAATGCAGCTGCATTTAATGTCCCCCATAATACTGTTACATCGGAAGTATCACTACCAGTTTCAACACACCGTGAAGATGACGAATGTAGGAATGTGACCACTGATAATAGAGCTA CTACTGGTCTATCAGTGGTCAGTCAAGGATCTGGTTCTCCTCATTCGCCGATAGTGCCTCCAACCTTTCTGTACGGAGTTCTTACCTGCCAACCGTATCAAGGAATTTCTGTGAACCACATCTACTTTCAACTAGCAAATGCCTTCTTTCTATTGTCACATCTTGCACCAAGTGGCATACATGGCGTACTTTATTTAAGGTGCACTCTGCTCGTGGGCTGTGCCTTTCTTGCTTTGTGGGGCTGGACAATAGCTTGTTGGCTGGATGCTGCTCTCTGGAATGCTCTATTTGTTGCCATCAACTTCGTCCATGTATGCACGCTTCTTTACAAGCTCAGGCCTATCAAGTTTTCAAGGGAAGTTGAAGAG GTATATATTGCAGTGTTCCAGCCATTAAGAGTATCACGTCATCAGTTCAGAAAAGTGTTAAATTGTATGAAGGTTATTCGACAGTTGAAATATCAAGAAGTTTATGCCCAAGAAAAAGTAACCAAAGTTGATTCTTTATCTTTGGTACTTTCTGGGAA ATTAGTAGTTTCGCAAAATGGAAGAGCATTGCACATTGTCTTCCCACATCAGTTCCTGGATTCTCCAGAATGGTTTGGTGTTTCTACAGACGAATACTTTCAG GTATCAATAACAGCTATGGAAGAATCGAGGATATTATTATGGCATAGAGACAAGTTAAAATTAAGCATAATTAGTGATCAATTTCTGCAGGCAGTGTTTGATCACATTTTGGGAAGGGATGTAGTAAAAAAATTGATGCAG GTTAGCGAAACGATGGCCGCTAGCAGTCATCAACAACAAAATGGACAAGTAATTGGTTTAAGTGGTATTGGAGCCTTAGAAAACGATCCTGACACCAAACTCTTCGTTGTGAAAAAGACTGGTGATAGTCAAGGTATTACTGCTCTCATCAGCCGTCAACTTCAAG
- the LOC139993944 gene encoding popeye domain-containing protein 3 isoform X2, whose protein sequence is MWICFDPVGSREGWRASILFFIFLYWTSFGIDGSLTNAAAFNVPHNTVTSEVSLPVSTHREDDECRNVTTDNRATTGLSVVSQGSGSPHSPIVPPTFLYGVLTCQPYQGISVNHIYFQLANAFFLLSHLAPSGIHGVLYLRCTLLVGCAFLALWGWTIACWLDAALWNALFVAINFVHVCTLLYKLRPIKFSREVEEVYIAVFQPLRVSRHQFRKVLNCMKVIRQLKYQEVYAQEKVTKVDSLSLVLSGKLVVSQNGRALHIVFPHQFLDSPEWFGVSTDEYFQVSITAMEESRILLWHRDKLKLSIISDQFLQAVFDHILGRDVVKKLMQVSETMAASSHQQQNGQVIGLSGIGALENDPDTKLFVVKKTGDSQGITALISRQLQAAGDPNAWRLGRIEETDHETPV, encoded by the exons ATGTGGATCTGTTTTGATCCTGTAGGAAGCCGAGAAGGCTGGCGtgcttctattttattttttatatttctgtattgGACATCTTTTGGTATCGATGGCAGTTTAACAAATGCAGCTGCATTTAATGTCCCCCATAATACTGTTACATCGGAAGTATCACTACCAGTTTCAACACACCGTGAAGATGACGAATGTAGGAATGTGACCACTGATAATAGAGCTA CTACTGGTCTATCAGTGGTCAGTCAAGGATCTGGTTCTCCTCATTCGCCGATAGTGCCTCCAACCTTTCTGTACGGAGTTCTTACCTGCCAACCGTATCAAGGAATTTCTGTGAACCACATCTACTTTCAACTAGCAAATGCCTTCTTTCTATTGTCACATCTTGCACCAAGTGGCATACATGGCGTACTTTATTTAAGGTGCACTCTGCTCGTGGGCTGTGCCTTTCTTGCTTTGTGGGGCTGGACAATAGCTTGTTGGCTGGATGCTGCTCTCTGGAATGCTCTATTTGTTGCCATCAACTTCGTCCATGTATGCACGCTTCTTTACAAGCTCAGGCCTATCAAGTTTTCAAGGGAAGTTGAAGAG GTATATATTGCAGTGTTCCAGCCATTAAGAGTATCACGTCATCAGTTCAGAAAAGTGTTAAATTGTATGAAGGTTATTCGACAGTTGAAATATCAAGAAGTTTATGCCCAAGAAAAAGTAACCAAAGTTGATTCTTTATCTTTGGTACTTTCTGGGAA ATTAGTAGTTTCGCAAAATGGAAGAGCATTGCACATTGTCTTCCCACATCAGTTCCTGGATTCTCCAGAATGGTTTGGTGTTTCTACAGACGAATACTTTCAG GTATCAATAACAGCTATGGAAGAATCGAGGATATTATTATGGCATAGAGACAAGTTAAAATTAAGCATAATTAGTGATCAATTTCTGCAGGCAGTGTTTGATCACATTTTGGGAAGGGATGTAGTAAAAAAATTGATGCAG GTTAGCGAAACGATGGCCGCTAGCAGTCATCAACAACAAAATGGACAAGTAATTGGTTTAAGTGGTATTGGAGCCTTAGAAAACGATCCTGACACCAAACTCTTCGTTGTGAAAAAGACTGGTGATAGTCAAGGTATTACTGCTCTCATCAGCCGTCAACTTCAAG
- the LOC139993944 gene encoding popeye domain-containing protein 3 isoform X1 has translation MWICFDPVGSREGWRASILFFIFLYWTSFGIDGSLTNAAAFNVPHNTVTSEVSLPVSTHREDDECRNVTTDNRATTGLSVVSQGSGSPHSPIVPPTFLYGVLTCQPYQGISVNHIYFQLANAFFLLSHLAPSGIHGVLYLRCTLLVGCAFLALWGWTIACWLDAALWNALFVAINFVHVCTLLYKLRPIKFSREVEEVYIAVFQPLRVSRHQFRKVLNCMKVIRQLKYQEVYAQEKVTKVDSLSLVLSGKLVVSQNGRALHIVFPHQFLDSPEWFGVSTDEYFQVSITAMEESRILLWHRDKLKLSIISDQFLQAVFDHILGRDVVKKLMQVSETMAASSHQQQNGQVIGLSGIGALENDPDTKLFVVKKTGDSQGITALISRQLQEERMPLLYTTQEVLNNTLHHINHLRTPPLHPVQHSNVQSSL, from the exons ATGTGGATCTGTTTTGATCCTGTAGGAAGCCGAGAAGGCTGGCGtgcttctattttattttttatatttctgtattgGACATCTTTTGGTATCGATGGCAGTTTAACAAATGCAGCTGCATTTAATGTCCCCCATAATACTGTTACATCGGAAGTATCACTACCAGTTTCAACACACCGTGAAGATGACGAATGTAGGAATGTGACCACTGATAATAGAGCTA CTACTGGTCTATCAGTGGTCAGTCAAGGATCTGGTTCTCCTCATTCGCCGATAGTGCCTCCAACCTTTCTGTACGGAGTTCTTACCTGCCAACCGTATCAAGGAATTTCTGTGAACCACATCTACTTTCAACTAGCAAATGCCTTCTTTCTATTGTCACATCTTGCACCAAGTGGCATACATGGCGTACTTTATTTAAGGTGCACTCTGCTCGTGGGCTGTGCCTTTCTTGCTTTGTGGGGCTGGACAATAGCTTGTTGGCTGGATGCTGCTCTCTGGAATGCTCTATTTGTTGCCATCAACTTCGTCCATGTATGCACGCTTCTTTACAAGCTCAGGCCTATCAAGTTTTCAAGGGAAGTTGAAGAG GTATATATTGCAGTGTTCCAGCCATTAAGAGTATCACGTCATCAGTTCAGAAAAGTGTTAAATTGTATGAAGGTTATTCGACAGTTGAAATATCAAGAAGTTTATGCCCAAGAAAAAGTAACCAAAGTTGATTCTTTATCTTTGGTACTTTCTGGGAA ATTAGTAGTTTCGCAAAATGGAAGAGCATTGCACATTGTCTTCCCACATCAGTTCCTGGATTCTCCAGAATGGTTTGGTGTTTCTACAGACGAATACTTTCAG GTATCAATAACAGCTATGGAAGAATCGAGGATATTATTATGGCATAGAGACAAGTTAAAATTAAGCATAATTAGTGATCAATTTCTGCAGGCAGTGTTTGATCACATTTTGGGAAGGGATGTAGTAAAAAAATTGATGCAG GTTAGCGAAACGATGGCCGCTAGCAGTCATCAACAACAAAATGGACAAGTAATTGGTTTAAGTGGTATTGGAGCCTTAGAAAACGATCCTGACACCAAACTCTTCGTTGTGAAAAAGACTGGTGATAGTCAAGGTATTACTGCTCTCATCAGCCGTCAACTTCAAG
- the LOC139993951 gene encoding centrosomal protein 20 isoform X1, whose product MATEKDLINAVRESLKADGELGRIKAEMRTEVIKLLDNSNKGNKTKLPKPPLDIVFLNELIREYLDWMGYKYSSTVFISECDLSKQPLDRFLLLQSLGLKESENSTKLPLLCSIVETFKNLKNT is encoded by the exons atggcAACGGAGAAGGATTTGATTAATG CAGTTAGAGAATCACTTAAAGCTGATGGGGAGCTTGGTCGTATAAAAGCTGAAATGCGTACAGAAGTCATAAAGTTGTTAGATAATTcaaataaaggaaataaaacaaagCTTCCAAAGCCACCTTTAGACATTGTATTCTTGAATGAACTTATTCGAGAATATTTAGATTGGATGGGATATAAGTACAGCTCTACTGTATTTATTTCAG AATGCGACTTGTCAAAGCAACCTCTTGATAGATTTTTGCTTTTGCAAAGTTTGGGGCTGAAAGAAAGTGAGAATAGTACAAAATTACCATTGCTGTGTAGTATTGTAGAAACAttcaagaatttaaaaaatacatga
- the LOC139993951 gene encoding centrosomal protein 20 isoform X2, whose protein sequence is MATEKDLINAVRESLKADGELGRIKAEMRTEVIKLLDNSNKGNKTKLPKPPLDIVFLNELIREYLDWMGYKYSSTVFISECDLSKQPLDRFLLLQSLGLKERGATSSNLL, encoded by the exons atggcAACGGAGAAGGATTTGATTAATG CAGTTAGAGAATCACTTAAAGCTGATGGGGAGCTTGGTCGTATAAAAGCTGAAATGCGTACAGAAGTCATAAAGTTGTTAGATAATTcaaataaaggaaataaaacaaagCTTCCAAAGCCACCTTTAGACATTGTATTCTTGAATGAACTTATTCGAGAATATTTAGATTGGATGGGATATAAGTACAGCTCTACTGTATTTATTTCAG AATGCGACTTGTCAAAGCAACCTCTTGATAGATTTTTGCTTTTGCAAAGTTTGGGGCTGAAAGAAA